The Mycolicibacterium parafortuitum nucleotide sequence GCCGCGTTGAAAGCGAGCCGGTGACCGGTGTTCTCGACATCGGCGATCGCGTCGAGGTCGAGGATCACCGCGCTCAGGGTGGCCAGGGGGCGTACCGCGGTGTCACCAGGGGTGTCCCCGGGTCCGGACCAGTCCCACCAGAACCGGCCGGCGCGCCATGCTTTCTGCTGTGAGGGCTGCACGCATTTCATAGTGGCCCACATCACACCATCGCACCTCCCCCGTGAGGGGGAATCTCTAAGGTGGGGCCATGACCCCCGATCCGGTGCGAATCGTGCTGGTCGACGACCACGAGATGGTCATCGAGGGCTTGAAGGCGATGCTGGCCGCGTTCGGTGACCGGGTCACCGTCGTCGGCCAGGCGGTCGGCGCCGAGCGGGTGATGGGCGTGGTCGCCGACCTCGATCCGGACATCGTGCTCTGCGATGTGCGCATGCAGGGATCCAGCGGGCTGGACGTGTGCCGGCAGCTGCGCGCCTGGGACCCGGACCGCAAAGTGGTGATGCTGTCGGTCTACGACGACGAGCAGTACCTGTTCCAGGCGCTGAAGGTCGGCGCGTCCGGCTACCTGCTCAAGAGCATCAGCAGCGAAGACCTGGTCAGACAGCTCGAGTCGGTGCACACCGGCCAGACGGCGATCGACCCGTCGATGGCGGCCCGGGTGGTGGAGTGGCCCGGTGCCCGCCAAGGCCTGACCCAGCGGGAGAGCGAGATCCTCGAGCTGGTGGTCAACGGGCTGTCCAACCGCGCCATCGCCGCGAAACTCGTCATCGGCGACGAGACGGTCAAGACCCATCTGAGTTCGATCTACCGCAAGCTCGGCGTCAGTGACCGCACCGCGGCCGTCGCGACCGCGCTGCGCGAAGGCATCTTCCAATGACGCGGCCCGTGCTGACCGCCGACCGTGAGCTGACGCTGCTGCGCGAACTGATCCAGGCCGCCTCGCGCGGGCCCGGGGTGGAACCGCTGGCCGCGGCGGCCGCTCGGATGATCACCGCCGCCACCGACAGCGACGTGTGCTTCGTGCACGTGCTCGACGACACCGAGCGGTCACTGACTTTGGCCGGTGCGACGCCGCCGTTCGACGCCGAGGTCGGCAAGATCAGATTGCCGCTCGGACAGGGCATCTCGGGTTGGGTCGCGAGCCATCAACAACCGGTGGTGATCCGCAAGGACAAGGAGTCCGATCCTCGCTACCTGCCGTTCCGGTCGCTGCGCGGCCGCGACTTCACCTCGATGGTGTCGGTGCCGATGCAGACCGAACCCGGCGGGCTGGTCGGTGTGCTCAACGTGCACACCGTCGCCGAACGCGACTTCGCCGACGCCGACGTCGAGCTGCTTCTGGTGATCGGCAGGCTGATCGCGGGGGCGATGCACCAGGCCCGTTTGCACCGCCAACTGGTGGCGCGCGAACGCGCCCACGAGAACTTCGTCGAGCAGGTCATCGAGGCCCAGGAGCTGGAGCGGCGGCGGCTGGCCGGCGACATCCACGACGGCATCTCCCAGCGGCTCGTCACGCTGTCCTACCGGCTCGACGCCGCCGCGCAGGCCGCGAAGTCGCCGGCCGATCACGCCGCACTGACCGAACAGCTGGACCGGGCCCGGGAACTCGCCGAGCTCACCCTGCAGGAGGCCCGAGCCGCGATCAGCGGGCTGCGACCTCCGGTGCTCGACGACCTCGGGCTCTCCGGCGGGCTGGCCAGCCTGGCCCGGTCCATCCCGCAGATCGACATCGACCTCGACATCGGAGGGGAGCTGGCCGACAATCGGCTCCCCGACCACATCGAGCTGGCGCTGTACCGCATCGCGCAGGAGTGCCTGCAGAACGTCGTCAAACACGCCCGCGCCGACCACGCCCGGCTGACGTTCGCCGTGGACCGAACCGACAACGGCGAGGTCGCGCGGCTGGAGATCGTCGACGACGGCATCGGTTTCGACACGCTGGAGAATCCGCTCGGCGGCGACGAGATGGGCGGCTACGGGCTGCTGTCGATGGCAGAGCGCGCCGAAATCGTCGGGGGCAGACTCAACATCCGCTCCCGGCCCGGTAACGGCACCGCGGTCACCGCGACGATCCCGCTGCCCGCGAACCGGGAACCCGCCTAGAAATCGCCCGCGCTGTGCCGCAGCGTCTCGATCGCGTCGGACAGCGCGCGGGACTGGTCCTCGGAGATCCCGATGTCGCCGAACACTTCCTTGTTCAGCGTCTCGGTGGCGTCCTCGACCGTCGAGCGGCCGAGGTCGGTGATGCGCACCAGCGTGGTGCGGCCGTCGGTGGGGTGCGGCAGCCGCTCGACGAGCCCGTCGGCCTCCAGCCGCCGGATCGCGTGCGTGACGCTGGTGACGTGTACCTGCAGCCGGTCCGAGGCCTTGGTGATCGGGAGCGCGCCGGTGCGGCTGAACGCCAGCAGCCGCAGCAGTTCGAACCGGGAGAAGCTCAGATCGTAAGGGCGCAGCGCGTTCTCGACCCGGGCCAGCAGGATCTGGTGGGCCCGCATCACCGAGGTCACCGCGACCATCCCGTCGGCGACATCACCCCAGCCCGCGCGCTCCCAGTTGGCGCGTGCGGTGGCGATAGGGTCGCGCCGGTCCGGTCCCACGCACCTTTCTTACCTCATCACAGCTGTTTCTCCAGCAGCACCCTGCCGTCGTGCGTTGACACCAGCTGCACGGCCTTGATGTCGTCGGCCGCCATCGGCGTCGTCCCGCTCGGCAGCGCCGTCGCCCCGGAAAGCCCGAGCCACGTGGCGATCTGAGACCGGGTCCCGTCCTGGCCGACGACCACCATGCCGAGGTCCTGCGGTGCCGTGCCGTGCGGGCTCTGCCCCCAGTCGCCGTACGAGCACGCCATGTCGATCCGGGTGCCCCAGCCGTATCCGGTCAGCGCGACGCTGGCGTTGATAGGGGTCTCCGATACCTTCACCATCGTGTGCAGCGG carries:
- a CDS encoding response regulator, which codes for MTPDPVRIVLVDDHEMVIEGLKAMLAAFGDRVTVVGQAVGAERVMGVVADLDPDIVLCDVRMQGSSGLDVCRQLRAWDPDRKVVMLSVYDDEQYLFQALKVGASGYLLKSISSEDLVRQLESVHTGQTAIDPSMAARVVEWPGARQGLTQRESEILELVVNGLSNRAIAAKLVIGDETVKTHLSSIYRKLGVSDRTAAVATALREGIFQ
- a CDS encoding GAF domain-containing sensor histidine kinase, which gives rise to MTRPVLTADRELTLLRELIQAASRGPGVEPLAAAAARMITAATDSDVCFVHVLDDTERSLTLAGATPPFDAEVGKIRLPLGQGISGWVASHQQPVVIRKDKESDPRYLPFRSLRGRDFTSMVSVPMQTEPGGLVGVLNVHTVAERDFADADVELLLVIGRLIAGAMHQARLHRQLVARERAHENFVEQVIEAQELERRRLAGDIHDGISQRLVTLSYRLDAAAQAAKSPADHAALTEQLDRARELAELTLQEARAAISGLRPPVLDDLGLSGGLASLARSIPQIDIDLDIGGELADNRLPDHIELALYRIAQECLQNVVKHARADHARLTFAVDRTDNGEVARLEIVDDGIGFDTLENPLGGDEMGGYGLLSMAERAEIVGGRLNIRSRPGNGTAVTATIPLPANREPA
- a CDS encoding MarR family transcriptional regulator, which codes for MGPDRRDPIATARANWERAGWGDVADGMVAVTSVMRAHQILLARVENALRPYDLSFSRFELLRLLAFSRTGALPITKASDRLQVHVTSVTHAIRRLEADGLVERLPHPTDGRTTLVRITDLGRSTVEDATETLNKEVFGDIGISEDQSRALSDAIETLRHSAGDF